In Larimichthys crocea isolate SSNF chromosome XXII, L_crocea_2.0, whole genome shotgun sequence, the genomic stretch GGTTTTATATGAAATGAGTCCAGAAATTTGTGGTATTGTGTTCCTTTTTTGTGTATTATGCAATATTTAGGTGTAACAGAGTAATATTTCCATAACTATACCAGTACTACAGGCAAGTTAAGTAAAATTGGCTGCATCTACATTGTCCAAATCTAGTTTGGACAGTTTATTAATCCACATTTAGCCATAGTTGTAGTCTATGGCAGTGTTGGCCTAGTCCTTTTTTTCTTAAGGCaccttattttctttttttatcacagAGTAAGCCGACTAAGTAACATATTTTCTGGATATGccatattatattcaatgcatAACAATATCAGAATGGAACAACTGGTAAACTGCTCAATTAACCCCAATGCtgaattagattagattcatcTTCATTGATCAAAGTAACAagtaaacaatgaaatgaaatgcagctAGGCATCTTAACCAGATGTGCAGAGTAGTAAGGTGCAGAGTAATGTACAaacaggatatataaatatagtgcagGTATAAATGCGGTAACTACAGGAAATCTGTGTCATACAGAgcagattatttattatttaaaaattgacattaatgatttattattgaaTATTAGACCAGAGACAagtttttctgatattttagaTACTTTTTAtacacttctgtctgtctgaattatgtttttaacaATCATACATACTTAATAGGcttattttttgacaaatttagttgtttttttccagtttttgttttttctgtgttttcttacaCCCCTTAAAAACAAGAAGACCTCGGGAACCCCTCTGAAGCTTTGGCAAACCTTGATGCCAAACTCCAGGTTCGGAACTAGTGGCCTCGGAAATgctttaaaagctgttttcacatttctgcttATGCAGCCTTTCATGATGACTCTATCAAAAGCTTATAAGACGAGGCCTTGGGCGCTGTCacttaaaatgataaatactCCTAGCATCTAGTCCTTGAAACCTGTTATCAGTAAGGATGCATCTGAAGTGTGGCTTTGAGTAATAAGGATGTTGGATGGATTTTTGTATACTGGTATTAATCCAACGGAAAAGAAAAGGACCTTGTATCCTGGCTGATGATGCCCAAACCAAAAGCTCTTTGACTCCAACTGGTACTGGACCACGTGACCAGCATTTGGTGAGAGAGGCAAACCGTTTCCTTCACTGAGATGCCAGACACAGAAGGTCCTTTCTTCGCCGCATGGCAATCAAAGCATATGACAAtaagtcatttgtttgtttttgttatgtgcCGTTACCAAATTCGGGGCCTGATGATTCAACAGAATTGAATCGTCTTTGGGGGATACTGATGTGTGCAGAACCGATGCATATGCTTAGAAACAAATCACACATCGACACACATGTTTAAAATTGGAAGCAGACAACTTCAAATTCTTAGAAAAGCTACTTTTCTCAAACTACAACGCATTTAGGGAGGTTTCCTATATGGACTAAACCATTTGACGGATTCTTGCAATTACCTACTTCGAACTGCCTTCTGCTGCCCGCACTGTTAACACGAGCCAAAACTGTAACTTAGTGGACCACTGACAGAAATGTGGACTGCTCTATGTCTCTCTGCTCATCAGAATCAATGAAGTGCGCAGACTGTCATAAATTGCTAGAGATGATTGCCATACTCGAGACAAGGATATCCGCACTGGAGGAGTCTGAACTCCACGACACTCAGCCATTGTCTTCCCTCCAGAGTTGGTTTATCAGAATTCAACTTGACAAGATTTTAATTGGATGGCTATCGCTAAATGACACCATAACTTTCCCCAAGACTCACTGGAACAAAACCAGTGAAGTCATGTGTCGTGAGTGAGATTTCTAGCTGGTGGGAAGATCTGGGTGCCCAAAGATAAGACTGTACTCTTAGAAAGAAGGCGAACGTTATGGATTCGGTCCAGTTGAGCAGAATTTGTGGACACGTGGCTTAGAAAAAGCAAAGGGGTCAATACGCTGATTATTTGAATCTGCTCTGTGGACGCAGGAATAGATAAAGATGGCCTCACGCCAATGGACCACTTTTAGTCCCGAGATGGTGACACATCAGTAGCCTCTCTGCACCACAAAGACGAAAACATCACAGCCTCAATGTCAGCGTGTTGACAACCAGCTCGTGGATCATGGATTTCTCCTCCCCTCACTCCCCCTATCTCCCCCCTGCCTCACCCCTTTTGGGATTCACTGATAAAATGGAAGCACTGGTTAATGCTGGCATTAAATTCAGCCTCCGGTCACTGACACGTCATCTGCCTCCACCTCGACAAAGCACATTCTGCGACACCAACCTTGCTGATAACGAAAACGACAAAAAGAGACAACGGCTCTCTCCTGCCCGGGCTGACGAGACAGATAAGGCCAGCAAGGTCACTCAAAGGTTTGCCTCATCAGTCTTCCCCCCGTCCACCTCCCTTCACGGATAACTAAGATCAGAGATTAGGGAACTGAATGTGATGTTAATGGCTGGCACTAAGTTTCACTGCTGCATCTCGAATCATTGCCATTCAAATGAACAACAAATAATCTGAATGGCATCAGCGCAGACGGAAAGGATGCCCACCCCACTTCTACTTCccacataatgcccttttctttctccaactGGGCATGAACTTCCTACCCTAGACTGACTAATATCTAGAAACTTTACTCCTGTTCCTGTTTCAGTGcaactaataataaaaaggtcTCAAATTTAGTTTTCAGTTCCTTATCACTCGGTGTCTTTATCCATGTCGCACAAGAAATGCCAAAGAATGCTTTTAACGCACTGAATTCATTTATCAGCTCTTTGGCAGGCAAATTATTCACGATTTCACTATCAatcttaattttgtttttttgttttttaaccgaAACTTGGCAAGAGCGAGATAACAGTGCAGCTGTTCTCACAGAGTCAGCCCCTCCCGACTCCCAAACAGTTTTACGAGGCGAAGCGAAGAGTGCATGTAAGGAGACGCGGTGGccattttgtttaattattctCTCTCCAGTGCAAGCAAGATGTCTTATGGGAAATTTGCTGGTTTTGAATACGCTGCTCTTCGGCTGAACTCGCGTCGAGCTGCCTTTTCTTAAAACCGCCAGGCCACTTAAATGCAgtgcaaactttttttctgatgaCTTTAGCTGAGCCGCCGTCTATTATCTGCACCGCGTGGTTATTAATAAGAGGCACACTCTGGACTTAACACTTCTAAGGTTGTTGTGTGACTGGTGTTGCTCAGTGCACACAAATGTCGAGTCAGAGTTAATGCTTTATCACCGAAAACACCAGTGAATTCTTAATTCAGGTTTTCTCTACTATACCCATCTGTGCTTGGGTCTCATTGAGTTCAGCTCTTAAATTCTAAAAAATTTTATTGATGCCATTGCCCTCCACTACAGTAAAGGTAATCTCTGGTTAATGTTGTTGATTCGAGTCAATCCTATCAGCTATAAAACCTTGGAAGAAATTGTACCACGTTTGAAAGCCCCCCTCCTGCTTTAATATTCTACTTACCTGCAAACAGTCAACACTTTCCTGCTCTCAGgcactgaaaactgtttttcagaCACTCTTAAAAAGGAATAATCTTGATTCTCAATAACTCGCCTAGATACCCACCAAGTAAAATCATTGAAAAGGCTGTTATTCAACAAGCTTAACACCCTCATGGCCCTAAACAATtgtttttcagtcaggatttcTAGCATTGGCTTAGgtgttaaatatatttttgatcTGCTGCTTTTGTTATGAAGCATCCAGACTTCTCAGACGGTCTGGtacacaaactgaaacaaacttcAGCTCCATATCTAAAACTTTTCTAATTGTAGAGACTATAAATTCATATACTGCACTGTAGCtgcactgtattttatttgatgtttaattatttGATCTTTATTTTAACCCTAACACATACCCTGAACCTTTTATTTTGAGCTTACCCTCCTTTgagattttatttaatttgactcTATTcatatatctttttatatttccatgTTGTTAAAACTAATACACAAACTTGCCTTGCCTATACAATTATTGACGGTAAAGACAACTGGGACTTTCCATTACTCAAGGGAAAGTGTGGGTTTTTTTGACATGAAGTCATCTGCGTTCCTTCTATTCTCACTTCTTCTCGCACATAATTAGCTCGATGATGCTGCATCAAGGGTACACGCTGAATAAAGACTCAGTATTATCTATGTGGGTTGACAATATGTTATAGGTCCACTGTGGCTGCTACCAATACGTGATGAAAGGGCTTTCAAACAGCAGTGTGGTGTCGATAAAGGAAATTCTGTAGTGTATTACAACATCATGTGACCGTGTTGCAGTAATTTATAAGCCTATTATAACAGCCTTCTGCACTTATAACCTTACCTCTGTAACTTTACTGTTACTTAGTTTCACCGTTAGTTTTGAAGGCCACGTTGATGACTTTGTCTTAACTGATATCTGGTGTCATTGCCTGCTCGATGACAGAAGCACAGCAGGTTGACCGGCAACgtcacacattttgtctttaccTCATTACCTGCGAAACAGATGCGGTCAGAGCATGTGTTGAGTGCGTGTTGATTGATGGATCTTGAGTTTGGTAGCTCCCGTCTTGCGTGTCGCTGTTGTCGTCTGCAGGGACGAGGCAACTTGCCAAATCAAGCATCTAActctaaaatgtgtgtgtgcaggtggctcagacaacacaaacatacagttaaAGATGAAACTAGAAGGGGGAACTTCATCCAATTATTTCTGGTACGTGACATTAAACACAATTGTGGCGTGGCTTGgacaataaaatatagatgacactgaaaaagaaagacacacgCACGAATACTTATTCATGTTATAACCGAGTGACCTTTGTGGGTGGCAGTGAGAAGACAAAGTTATTATAAACTATACAAGATCTTGTCAGCATCTCAGTTTCCAAAAAGAGACACCTGTGAAGGGCCTTTAAGATAACCCCAAAAATAAAGAATAGTGCAGTTTGCTGCTTTACCGCTTGAGGTGTAACCATGACGTTAATATGTTTGCTGTTATTAAGGTTGTGGGTTGAATTGAGGAACTGTAAAAATCTTATGAATGTTAGATTATGTTAAAGTTGTAGATGGTTTTGGTGTCTGTAAAGTCCAGATTACATTGATTCAAAACTGAACTGaaggcacacaaaaaaaaaaaagataagttaGAACCACAGGATCTAATTGGATGTGAGCTACTGCAGCATACATGCAACTTTTTATAGTCTGCCCTCTCACAGCTGTCTGCCTGACCAACTAGAGCATTGAAAAGAACACAAAAACCACTTCCTTGTCTTATTATAGTACAAATGGAGAAGTAAGAACAAGACCAGACCCAGTGTGTCATTGATTACAGCTATTCTATCATAGTTCCTTTACACATCAGTTATCACTTGCACGAAAAAACCTTCTTCGTCTTGGAACCACATCAAGCTCACCTACAATGTAAGTGACAGATTGCATTAAtacatacttttactttgaaatctgTGAACTCTCTGAATCTCTGATCAAATATTTAATCATATGGACTTTTTTGTTAGGGCACAGTTGGTGATGATTTGAAAAAGGATGAATAAGCGCTAACATCTGTATAGTTTTATAGAGTTTGTCGCATGGTTCTGTCCGAAAtcctgatgattttttttatttttatttcaattttcaactattttttgccttttgaaTTTAACAATATGACATAAGAACAAAACTGCAGTGACCTCAGACaatcaatcaaatttaaaacagttttccaaATAACTTATATACTTTATACCAGTGACTCAATAAATGTTAGACAGACGATTCACAGCTTTCTATCATCTTTACTCTTTACTCTTGTTTTTTCTGGGTTTGATTTTCCAAAAAGCATAGCTTGTGACGCAAGTAAGTTCAGCTTACCCATTAGGACTGGATGTCAGACGTAGGTCTTTCGGTTCAACGTAGTTTTCAGATTACTACATACTTTCAGAAGGTACCAAAACATTCATTCGCTCGCAACTAACAAAGGTTTTGAAAAGATAATTTTCATACTTTCATATTGTACTTGGCTGCGTAGAAATAATACAGTGTACTCAAATAGAGAGATTATGATATGTTATTGGATAAGtagaacattttctttcaaaaagtTAATAGTAAAGTAACGTAAATGTACTTGAGTTTTAGCATCAAAATATGCACCAAAATAAGTACCAAAAGTAAATCACTCGTCATGCAGAGTGGCCCatcaaaaacattatttgatTATAAATACAGATGCATTAATACATAAAGCATTACCTTTATGTTACAGCTGGTAAAGATGTTGATAATTGTATCTTCTTTACATACTGCAGGGCAACTTACGCTataatattgtataaatatgtattacattacattacattacattgcatttagcagatgcttttatccaaagcgacttacacaggaggacataagctgagaattagtttttcttctttttattattattattattattattattattattaagtacgattatattattattattatttattagtagtattatagtagtagtagtagtagtagtagtcgtagtagtagtatagtagtagtttttcatttatttttattaatatagaTTTTTGTAATAATTTCATCATCTTAGTTAGTAACTACATAACTCAAGCTGCCCTACATCTTGCCAAGTCAACCTACCATCTTTGCCTGGAGTATAAATGGAATGCGCAGTGCACTAAGTTACTTCCCACCACTGGTGATTTGTAAGAAATAGTTTGAACACAACATCATTTTGGTTTGATTATGACTGCCACGTATATTATATAGTTGGGTGTGATCTGGGTTTCTTCCTAATTTGAAATCTTGTGTCTTCTCAGATACCAACATGAATGGCCTGTTCTTCCTGTTCTGCTGCGCAGAAATCCTGAGTGCACTATTGTGTGGAGCAGAACCACAGTCCACCAACAGTTCACCTTCAGCCACAGAATCCCTCACCAATCTAACCAGCTTCTCCACCAGCATGACTGAGGCCAGCACTGCGATGAGCAGCACTCATCGGGCAAATACAAAAGTCACCTCCAAAAGTCCTACCACTCCTTCTGTCACACAGACCACAGCGTCTCCCAATTTTTTTCAGGGGATGAAGGAGTGTCTACCAGTATTCATGGTGAGTGGCGGACTGATGGTTGTCTGTACTATTCTGCTGGTTTCCACTCTGCTGTTGGCGTGTAAGGTGTGCCATTTGGCCAGACACATCAGGAATCTCAGCAGCAACTCTGACCTGATCAGCAACACTGAATACTGGATGGGAACTGACAAAAAGGGCAAAAGCAAGTCGGAGGCAGAGCCCAAAGAGACCACCGTGATGATGGCCGATATCAATGAAACACAGGCAGAGACAAATGGCAccaaggaggaaggagggaaagtaACCGAGGAAGGACAAATGGGAGAGgagaacaaggaggaggaggtgggagacGCAGAGGAGGCTTCAGCTAAACCTGTAGCTGATGCTGACAAATCATCCCCCTCAAAGCCACAAGAGGAGGCCACTGATTCCCCGACCACCAAAGCTGTAACAGCCCCCACCTCTGAAGGCACAGAGGAACCAAAGGATGTGGTTTAGagttcatgagtgtgtgtgtgtgtgtaaaggcaAAGTGTTTCCTGACCAACTGCCTTCACTTCTCTAAAGcccatttactgtaaataacaaatattttctttctgcagcTTTTCCTTTACACTTTAATTGAACAACTGTGTGTGCCCTGCCAAACTAAAATGCACTgagtattttgttttaaaaaaattggtTAATACCGTATTGCTCTGTTATTTGTGTGCTTTGAATATTAGAATATATTGTGACTTATGATAGATATACGACAAACTGTACATGCCACAGCcagagaaataaaagacagattGTTACTTTAGTCTTGGATTTATTACCCTGCATCTATTTTCTATTTAGTTGTGGCTGcgtgacatgtgtgtgtgtgtgtgtgtgtgtgtgtgtgtgagacaaaaaGAGGTCTGCTTGATTAGCAAGCAGAGAATGTGCCTCTTCCGGGCAGTTCCACTCAAGTCAGAGAAAACACTCTCTTTCACCTCAGCCAGAGCTGACAAAGCCgcacaaaaaaccttttcaaaaaACCAATATGTGGTTGTTTCCGCCGTCTTGTGCAGATATTTGTTCATCTACTTACTCGTGACGTCATGATGGATGTGGACCTCTAATTAAAAGTCTGAATAGTTTGTCCCCGTCTCGGTGCAGCCTCTGCCTTCAGCTCTCAGATAGCTGGGGCGAAATGGAAACTGCTCACTGCTCTGGGTGATGTGAAAGTTTAGAGATGAGATGCAGCCATCCTCAGTGGaagtaaatgtcaaacatttctcAGGCAGGGACCTATTTCTATATTGTATGCCAGGAATTGAAATGGAATAAGGCAAAAACTTGGATATGAGAGATTTGGATGTGTTACAGCATAGCATGAATGGAGTGAAGGTTCGACTTTGAGGACAGTTGTAAAGGAGATATAACAGGATACATAGGTTCAGTCTCAGTGCAGGTACCTAGAGGAAGTATAGACATGCGTAAGCAAAAGCAAAAGAGGTGTTTTGTTAGTTTACATGACAGCAGATAGAAAAGCAAAAGGACTCTCAGCTGCTCTACTGAACTGTCCCGGTGATCATGTGTGATAGAAGTACAGCACTGCAGTGCAGAATGGAGAGCTGCCTGTATTGCTGATGGCAGGTAGGAAGCTGCAGTGGAAAAGAGTCCTCTGCAATAAATCTTGAATCTTTTTTGCGACAGTGTCTAAATTTAcacaaggaggaaaaataaCAACCAATTACTGCACAGTGTTACTTTGTAAAAGGATACTTCAGAGAGGGAAAATATTGATTTGGGTGATAACTGATAAcagtctaatttatttttcagtacAAACTGAACTGCAATCAGTCAATTAATCTAACCACAACAATAGTTGTCACTTTAAATGCAGAAGTAAATCCTGAAGGCTGCCAGATAAGGGATTGAGGAGTTTCCTTTGTAGCAGCCCTGTGTGCAGGGACCCCTCCATAATGCGCTCCATTTCTCCTAGacaccccctccctccaccccttcCCCAATAACACCCCACCCCTCCCACACTTCCACTGCACAGAGTAAATCCAGAGCCTGCAGTGCCTGATCGCGCTAACCCAAAAGATCCATATAAGAGGCAAAGAGGACAAAGGGACCAAACAGCAAAGCAGTGAGGATAACTTCAAAAAGAAACCTGCACTGGACAAGTAAGCAAAGGGTCAAATTCTGTGAGGAGAATTCAGGcagagatacaaaaaaaaaagaaaatcaccttcagctgagcagcagctggtCCCGAGCTTGAAAGCAGGAGAGGGAAGAAGGGCcggacagcaaaaaaaaaaaggagcagagaTAAGTGACTGGAATGATAAGATGAGAAGGTGAGTTATGGATAAAttcaaaaacttttttcttctttttttttttaacacacataTTCTGACACACCCTGGCTCACATATACTGCAGTGTAGAGCTCCCGGCTGTGTCTTTGCCTGCCTTCGGACCAGCTGATGCATGAGTTCTCTGTGGAGTCATTAATAAAAAACCCACCTATTGAGCTAGTTCTTCTCCTCTGAGAGCATTGGGGACTGACTGCTCTGACAACCACTGATGACTGAAGACGCAAACTGATGCCAGGGAAAATGACTGCAGGGATTTCTCATCCTTTTGTGATGAATGATATTCTTGAAGAGACTCGAAATATCCTCTTACAGATCAAGTCAAATATTTatcagttataaaaaaaaagaaaaaaggaacacatTTCAAACCCCTCAACTCACGGTACAAAAATATACAGCTGGAGCATTTCTCAAA encodes the following:
- the LOC104934403 gene encoding uncharacterized protein LOC104934403, whose protein sequence is MNGLFFLFCCAEILSALLCGAEPQSTNSSPSATESLTNLTSFSTSMTEASTAMSSTHRANTKVTSKSPTTPSVTQTTASPNFFQGMKECLPVFMVSGGLMVVCTILLVSTLLLACKVCHLARHIRNLSSNSDLISNTEYWMGTDKKGKSKSEAEPKETTVMMADINETQAETNGTKEEGGKVTEEGQMGEENKEEEVGDAEEASAKPVADADKSSPSKPQEEATDSPTTKAVTAPTSEGTEEPKDVV